A genomic window from Paucibacter sp. KCTC 42545 includes:
- a CDS encoding polyamine aminopropyltransferase has protein sequence MTRPAAPLPSADSPVHAGISQPPGGSISLPELLLLASVFVIAACGLVYELTAGALASYLLGDSILQFSTIIGTYLFAMGIGSWLSRFVERQLIAQFLKIELLVGVIGGLMPAALFAAHSLLPPGQQAGFRILLYSLVLLVGALVGLEIPLVMRILKKHFSQRYALRDLVSQVLTFDYLGALVVALAFPLLLVPHLGLVRTGLFFGLLNVLVAAWALLLFRHELRAFKSHAWACGLSLLLLSAAMLGADRLSSWAEDRFYGEHIIVRESSDYQRVVVTAGNGGVRLFLNGNLQFHSKDEYRYHEALVHPAMAGHGAPKKVLVLGGGDGMAVREVLRYPSVESVTLVELDPHMTQLFATLPLLRQLNADALLSPKLKIVNADAFGWLEQNPALIFDVIVIDFPDPSNFALGKLYTTSFYQLVDQHLSAGGYAVVQTTSPLIARRSFWTVVNTLEAVGFSTTPYHAHVPSFGEWGFVLAARRPFAPPRALPNSLRFLNLAGLPALMNFPPDMARLPTDVNRLSNQALVHEFEAEWGKVH, from the coding sequence ATGACTCGCCCCGCCGCCCCCTTGCCATCCGCCGATTCACCCGTACACGCGGGTATTTCTCAGCCGCCGGGCGGCTCGATCTCTCTGCCGGAGCTGCTGCTGCTCGCCAGCGTTTTCGTCATCGCCGCCTGCGGTCTCGTGTACGAGTTGACGGCCGGTGCGCTGGCCAGTTACTTGCTCGGCGACTCCATCCTGCAGTTCTCCACCATCATCGGCACCTACCTCTTTGCCATGGGCATTGGCTCCTGGCTGAGCCGTTTTGTGGAGCGCCAACTCATCGCGCAATTCCTCAAGATTGAGTTGCTGGTGGGTGTGATCGGCGGGCTGATGCCGGCCGCCTTGTTCGCGGCCCACAGCTTGCTGCCGCCCGGCCAGCAAGCCGGATTTCGCATCCTGCTATACAGCCTGGTGCTGCTGGTGGGCGCGTTGGTGGGGCTAGAAATTCCACTGGTGATGCGCATACTGAAGAAGCACTTCAGCCAGCGCTATGCCTTGCGCGATCTGGTCTCGCAAGTGCTGACCTTTGACTACCTCGGCGCCCTGGTGGTGGCACTGGCATTCCCACTACTGCTGGTGCCGCATCTGGGCCTGGTGCGCACCGGCTTGTTCTTTGGCCTGCTCAATGTGCTGGTGGCGGCGTGGGCGCTGCTGCTGTTTCGCCATGAGCTGCGCGCCTTCAAAAGCCACGCCTGGGCTTGTGGCCTGAGCTTGCTGCTGCTCAGCGCCGCCATGCTCGGCGCCGACCGCTTGAGCAGCTGGGCCGAAGACCGCTTCTACGGCGAACACATCATCGTGCGCGAAAGCTCGGACTATCAGCGCGTCGTCGTTACCGCCGGCAATGGCGGCGTGCGCCTGTTTCTGAACGGCAATCTGCAGTTCCACTCCAAAGACGAGTACCGCTATCACGAAGCGTTAGTGCACCCAGCCATGGCCGGCCACGGCGCGCCCAAGAAGGTGCTGGTGCTGGGCGGTGGTGATGGCATGGCCGTGCGCGAGGTGCTGCGCTACCCCTCGGTGGAAAGCGTCACCCTGGTGGAGCTGGACCCACATATGACCCAGCTCTTCGCCACCCTGCCCTTGCTGCGCCAGCTCAATGCGGATGCGCTCTTGAGCCCCAAGCTGAAAATCGTGAACGCCGATGCCTTTGGCTGGCTGGAGCAAAACCCGGCGCTGATCTTCGACGTCATCGTCATCGACTTCCCCGACCCCAGCAATTTCGCCCTGGGCAAGCTCTACACCACCAGCTTTTACCAATTGGTGGACCAGCACCTCAGCGCCGGCGGCTATGCCGTCGTACAAACCACCTCGCCGCTGATTGCGCGGCGCAGCTTCTGGACCGTGGTGAACACGCTGGAGGCGGTGGGTTTCAGCACCACGCCCTACCACGCCCATGTACCTAGCTTTGGCGAATGGGGCTTTGTGCTCGCCGCACGCCGGCCTTTTGCGCCGCCGCGCGCGTTGCCCAACAGCCTGCGTTTTCTGAACCTGGCGGGGCTGCCGGCGCTGATGAACTTTCCGCCCGATATGGCAAGGTTGCCCACGGACGTGAACCGCTTGTCGAACCAGGCCCTGGTGCATGAGTTCGAAGCCGAGTGGGGCAAGGTGCATTGA
- a CDS encoding flavin monoamine oxidase family protein, protein MGQGALKRRSLILGAGTALLGACQAPSPEVAGGWVGASAARGHRLRTALPDFTAAPVKRCQTLIIGGGVSGLACARALVSTRHDDVVLLELEDRAGGNSRGHQMGGMACPLGAHYLPVPGRDSPEVYQLLEELGLVRQVLGRPVYEERHLCHSPQERLFFQGQWHEGLLPPALTPGTREQYQRFEAAVDAVQRQLRFTIPSHRAGWTPKHAELDGQTFATWLRSQGLDDAQLLWYLDYCCRDDFGAGLATVSAWAGLHYFASRHGFHPPGDSAQEREPVLTWPQGNSYLTEAMSAGLQAQLHSGRTVLRISPDKHQVQVQAWNEATQSPEVWEARQVVLATPLFIANRLLAGALAPLRAAAQVSRYAPWLVANLHIGAPLLQRVGAPPSWDNVVYGGQALGYVDAMHQSLSPQSGATVLTAYWALPQARRAELLQADWRPWLGLVLAELSHVHPDLPGQLLRADLMRWGHAMSIPVPGLRGASSLAALRRPQGRLHFAHSDLAGYSVFEEAYTRGVEVAAMIAGKHR, encoded by the coding sequence GTGGGGCAAGGTGCATTGAAGCGCCGCAGCCTCATCCTAGGCGCCGGCACGGCGCTACTCGGCGCCTGCCAAGCCCCCTCGCCTGAAGTGGCCGGCGGCTGGGTCGGCGCCTCGGCCGCACGCGGTCATCGTCTGCGCACGGCCCTGCCCGATTTCACCGCCGCTCCCGTCAAGCGCTGCCAGACCCTCATCATCGGCGGCGGGGTGTCAGGTCTTGCCTGCGCCCGCGCCTTGGTGAGTACTAGGCATGACGATGTGGTGCTGCTGGAACTGGAGGACCGCGCTGGAGGCAATAGCCGCGGCCATCAGATGGGCGGCATGGCTTGCCCCTTGGGCGCGCATTACTTGCCCGTGCCGGGCCGAGACAGCCCAGAGGTCTACCAACTGCTGGAAGAACTGGGCCTGGTGCGGCAAGTGCTCGGCCGCCCGGTTTACGAGGAGCGCCATCTTTGCCACAGCCCGCAAGAGCGCTTGTTCTTTCAAGGCCAATGGCATGAGGGTTTGCTGCCACCCGCGCTCACACCCGGCACGCGCGAGCAATACCAGCGATTCGAGGCGGCGGTGGACGCCGTGCAACGCCAGCTGCGCTTCACCATCCCCAGCCACCGCGCGGGCTGGACACCAAAGCACGCCGAGTTGGACGGACAGACCTTCGCCACCTGGCTGCGCAGCCAAGGCCTGGACGACGCTCAGCTGCTTTGGTATCTGGACTACTGCTGTCGCGACGACTTTGGCGCCGGCCTGGCCACTGTGTCCGCCTGGGCCGGCCTGCACTATTTCGCCAGCCGCCACGGCTTTCACCCGCCTGGTGATAGCGCCCAAGAGCGCGAGCCGGTGCTGACCTGGCCGCAAGGCAACAGCTACCTGACCGAGGCCATGAGCGCCGGCCTGCAGGCTCAATTGCACAGCGGCCGCACGGTGCTGCGCATCAGCCCCGACAAACATCAGGTTCAGGTGCAGGCCTGGAACGAAGCCACACAAAGCCCCGAGGTGTGGGAAGCCAGGCAAGTAGTACTGGCCACGCCGCTCTTCATCGCCAACCGGCTGCTTGCTGGCGCGCTGGCGCCGCTGCGCGCTGCCGCCCAAGTCTCGCGTTATGCGCCTTGGCTGGTAGCCAATCTGCACATCGGCGCGCCCTTGCTGCAACGCGTTGGCGCGCCGCCATCTTGGGACAATGTGGTCTACGGCGGCCAGGCCCTGGGCTATGTCGATGCCATGCACCAAAGCCTGTCGCCGCAGAGCGGCGCCACCGTGCTGACGGCCTACTGGGCCCTGCCGCAAGCGCGCCGGGCGGAGCTGCTGCAAGCCGACTGGCGGCCCTGGCTGGGCCTGGTGCTGGCGGAGCTCAGCCATGTCCACCCCGATCTGCCCGGGCAGCTGCTGCGCGCCGATCTGATGCGCTGGGGCCATGCGATGAGCATCCCCGTGCCGGGCCTGCGCGGCGCCAGCAGCCTGGCGGCCTTGCGCCGCCCGCAAGGCCGGCTGCACTTTGCACACAGCGATCTGGCAGGCTATTCGGTCTTCGAAGAGGCCTACACGCGCGGCGTGGAGGTGGCCGCAATGATCGCCGGCAAACACCGGTGA
- a CDS encoding FKBP-type peptidyl-prolyl cis-trans isomerase, with translation MLEPAAAAKNTAKAAAAPASAPTHAASSPSAAPSGAAGAAQALTTASGIRYEPLKVGTGAHPTAADKVRVHYVGRFLDGREFDSSLKRGTPAEFPLSRVIKCWTEGVQLMQVGGKALLHCPSNLAYGERGAGGGEIPPNTPLVFEVELLGIVAP, from the coding sequence GTGCTTGAACCAGCTGCCGCAGCCAAGAACACGGCCAAAGCCGCCGCAGCGCCTGCATCAGCCCCGACCCATGCCGCAAGCAGCCCATCGGCCGCCCCGTCGGGTGCGGCGGGTGCGGCGCAGGCGCTGACCACTGCCTCGGGCATCCGCTACGAGCCCCTGAAGGTGGGTACGGGCGCGCACCCGACCGCCGCTGACAAGGTGCGGGTGCACTATGTCGGCCGCTTCTTGGACGGCCGCGAGTTCGACAGTTCCCTGAAGCGCGGCACGCCGGCGGAATTCCCGCTGTCCCGCGTCATCAAATGCTGGACCGAAGGCGTGCAGCTGATGCAGGTCGGCGGCAAGGCCCTGCTGCATTGCCCCTCGAACCTGGCTTATGGCGAGCGCGGCGCCGGTGGCGGCGAGATTCCACCCAACACCCCGCTGGTCTTTGAGGTGGAATTGCTGGGCATCGTGGCGCCCTGA
- a CDS encoding c-type cytochrome produces the protein MSAPQAAHSFFNHRVPAGRRTLCGAAVLSTLLALLLSGCAVEFQNKQGAKEIAEAAKLPGSVATGWRVFQENCAACHGAAATGTVKAPDLLPRVREMGSDRFTNLVLKRYDWSASQAGGNSAGLSTRPVGQAVMPAWQSDPVVNAHIVDLYAYLSARSEGRQGPGQPLR, from the coding sequence ATGAGTGCACCACAAGCCGCCCATTCCTTCTTCAATCACCGTGTACCAGCGGGTCGTCGCACGCTTTGCGGCGCGGCCGTGCTGAGCACGCTATTGGCCTTGCTACTCAGCGGCTGCGCGGTCGAGTTTCAAAACAAGCAGGGCGCCAAAGAGATTGCCGAGGCGGCCAAGTTGCCGGGTTCGGTAGCTACCGGCTGGCGCGTGTTTCAAGAGAACTGCGCGGCCTGCCATGGCGCTGCCGCCACCGGCACGGTCAAGGCCCCCGATCTGCTACCGCGTGTGCGTGAGATGGGTTCCGACCGCTTTACCAATTTGGTGCTGAAGCGCTATGACTGGTCCGCGTCCCAGGCTGGTGGCAATTCGGCAGGATTGAGCACCCGCCCGGTCGGCCAAGCCGTGATGCCGGCCTGGCAAAGTGACCCGGTGGTGAACGCCCATATCGTCGACCTGTACGCTTACCTCAGCGCACGCTCGGAAGGCCGACAAGGGCCGGGGCAGCCGCTGCGTTAG
- a CDS encoding DMT family transporter — protein MLSFKNRNLIVAWLFLLSAIAAEVAGTTLMANASRGDSFQGYLLMAAALAASYYLLSQAIGQISIGIAYAVWEGIGLASLSLVSVLVFKEDLSGTELLGLALVMMGIVCVALGEES, from the coding sequence ATGCTTAGTTTTAAGAACAGGAATCTGATCGTTGCGTGGCTGTTTTTGTTGTCAGCCATTGCTGCCGAAGTCGCTGGCACCACCCTGATGGCGAATGCTTCGCGCGGTGATAGTTTCCAGGGTTATTTGTTGATGGCCGCGGCCTTGGCGGCGTCCTACTACTTGCTATCGCAAGCCATTGGACAAATCTCGATCGGCATTGCTTATGCCGTGTGGGAAGGCATCGGACTTGCCTCGCTTTCGCTGGTGAGTGTGCTGGTGTTCAAGGAAGACTTGTCGGGCACTGAGCTGCTTGGACTTGCATTAGTCATGATGGGCATCGTGTGCGTAGCACTCGGCGAGGAGTCTTGA
- a CDS encoding DMT family transporter: MQTMPIIFIMGSACSDIVANMMLEKSNGFKNRAWGFGAIAMLWLAFLMLGQAIKSIDLAVAYAMWGSIGILGTAICGRLLFGHRLKPIAWLGIALVIAAVLVLSLVE, encoded by the coding sequence ATGCAGACGATGCCAATTATTTTTATTATGGGTTCGGCCTGTAGCGATATTGTCGCCAATATGATGCTTGAGAAATCCAATGGTTTTAAAAACCGTGCCTGGGGTTTCGGCGCCATTGCCATGCTTTGGCTGGCGTTCCTGATGCTGGGCCAAGCCATAAAGAGCATCGATCTCGCCGTGGCCTATGCGATGTGGGGCTCAATCGGCATTTTGGGTACAGCCATCTGTGGCCGACTGCTATTCGGCCACCGACTCAAGCCGATTGCTTGGCTGGGCATTGCGCTGGTTATTGCGGCGGTGTTGGTCCTGAGCTTGGTCGAGTAA
- a CDS encoding glycosyl hydrolase family 18 protein produces MNKLSLIALAVLANSAFALSPAWKPDTFYAAGAVVSYQNNEYRALVNQVDYLSTGWNPSNTALWVLVSAGGGGNPAPAPSPAPAPSPAPAPTPTPPAPGGSGGTCALLWDANQVYLGGQTVSLNGVSYKANWWTRGDSPVTASGPAGSGKPWTTLGACSGSAPAPSPAPSPAPTPAPSPAPTPAPSPAPTPAPAPAPTPSGKLPAEALSANATGRVYVGYYPSWSDNWFDASGKTAAEVYAASKFARIPANYSHVMISFADPSFSWAGLSSNTWSGTGINFNGRPSDIKAAIDILHQRNIKVILAVGGATYGNWAALAAEGQAGKGTIINSLAQIMRDLNLDGLDVDYELDNNVDQYANATKAMRKAVDLAGNGRILSAAGWSTGADCTAVTSAQASCLGRLSYWGGNAGRERQLAALYPAVAQGLDMVNVMSYDARFENYDGVTAWNDYRGLFSSKTIVSIGLESSPEGWAGGNLVVNDVDAQCTGSRNLKTQYGAQLNLPYSVERYSNAVVKSQHPNRNPRDGAMLWSILKTANGSCGSAALASPGGIGKRVSEIFGQGNDPLLQRAEWK; encoded by the coding sequence ATGAATAAATTGTCCCTTATTGCCCTTGCCGTGCTGGCAAATTCGGCCTTCGCCCTCAGCCCCGCCTGGAAGCCCGATACTTTTTACGCGGCCGGCGCCGTGGTGTCTTATCAAAACAATGAATACCGGGCGCTGGTCAATCAGGTTGACTATCTCAGCACCGGCTGGAACCCCAGCAATACCGCATTGTGGGTTCTCGTCAGTGCCGGCGGCGGCGGCAACCCAGCGCCCGCACCCAGCCCTGCGCCGGCACCTAGCCCCGCGCCAGCACCTACGCCAACACCGCCGGCCCCCGGTGGTTCGGGAGGCACCTGCGCTTTGCTTTGGGATGCCAATCAAGTCTATCTGGGCGGGCAAACCGTCAGCCTTAACGGCGTGAGCTACAAGGCCAATTGGTGGACGCGCGGCGATAGCCCCGTAACAGCCAGCGGCCCCGCCGGCAGCGGCAAACCCTGGACCACGCTGGGTGCTTGCTCGGGCAGTGCGCCTGCGCCTTCGCCCGCGCCTTCACCCGCCCCTACGCCCGCACCGTCGCCGGCGCCCACACCTGCACCTTCGCCCGCCCCGACGCCAGCACCAGCGCCCGCACCTACACCCAGCGGCAAGCTGCCCGCTGAGGCCTTGAGCGCCAATGCCACCGGCCGGGTCTATGTGGGTTACTACCCGAGCTGGAGCGATAACTGGTTTGATGCCAGCGGGAAAACGGCGGCCGAGGTCTATGCCGCCAGCAAATTCGCCCGCATCCCCGCCAATTACAGCCACGTCATGATTTCCTTTGCCGATCCCAGCTTCAGCTGGGCTGGCCTCAGTAGCAATACCTGGTCTGGCACCGGTATTAACTTCAATGGCCGGCCTTCAGATATCAAGGCGGCAATTGATATCTTGCATCAGCGCAATATCAAGGTGATTTTGGCTGTGGGCGGTGCCACCTACGGCAACTGGGCGGCGTTGGCGGCTGAAGGTCAAGCCGGTAAGGGCACCATCATCAACTCGCTGGCGCAAATCATGCGGGACCTGAACCTTGACGGCCTGGACGTTGACTACGAGCTGGACAACAACGTCGACCAATACGCCAACGCCACCAAGGCCATGCGCAAGGCGGTGGACTTGGCCGGTAACGGCCGAATCCTCAGCGCCGCGGGCTGGTCCACCGGCGCGGATTGCACAGCAGTCACCAGCGCACAAGCCAGCTGCCTGGGTCGCCTGTCCTACTGGGGCGGCAATGCCGGCCGTGAGCGCCAACTGGCCGCCCTCTACCCTGCAGTGGCGCAGGGCTTGGACATGGTCAACGTGATGTCCTACGACGCCCGTTTTGAGAACTACGACGGTGTGACCGCTTGGAACGATTACCGCGGCTTGTTCTCGTCCAAGACCATTGTGTCTATCGGGCTGGAGTCCTCACCCGAAGGCTGGGCCGGCGGCAACTTGGTGGTCAATGACGTTGATGCCCAGTGCACTGGCTCGCGTAACCTCAAGACGCAATACGGCGCGCAGCTGAACCTGCCTTACTCGGTGGAGCGCTACAGCAATGCCGTCGTGAAGAGCCAGCACCCCAACCGCAACCCGCGGGACGGCGCCATGCTGTGGAGCATCTTGAAGACCGCCAATGGCAGCTGTGGCAGCGCCGCGCTGGCCTCGCCGGGCGGCATCGGCAAGCGCGTGTCTGAAATCTTCGGCCAAGGCAATGACCCGCTGCTGCAGCGTGCCGAATGGAAGTGA
- a CDS encoding questin oxidase family protein, giving the protein MQTQLDDAKVLTHPPTAATAATAAASSASASPATSDQGGDATSASSTRAELADVHELLAQGLSYPPEYRDQLANHLPMALHALFELGASPQQLRAFESGYARRFEGLARPEPAPAAADWLALRGQMSAYAPLRAFFETALAQEGRDALLRRVLPELMDAGLATAAFHGLIRTAHAIQAGYEPELASALAYWASRWQALPAPRLVAEPPSLALPDWVAELAARAQGWRSEAPLIQLRMMEASATPTYQLLADALAPAADAPTRVAELAQLALEIYMQTRNFTVLHMITGLRALRVVLPWLAQPEQVQLQLARALTAAYLAGRVTPLARRPAALPQSWPEVLALARASDDDHLIKLAHACQDEARAYGEPRYLQAAALAVAMASY; this is encoded by the coding sequence ATGCAAACCCAGCTTGATGACGCCAAGGTTCTGACCCATCCCCCCACCGCAGCCACCGCAGCCACCGCAGCAGCTTCCTCGGCAAGCGCAAGCCCAGCCACAAGCGACCAGGGCGGCGACGCCACGAGCGCAAGCTCTACCCGCGCCGAATTGGCGGATGTGCATGAGTTGCTGGCACAAGGCCTGAGCTATCCGCCCGAATACCGTGATCAGCTGGCCAACCACCTGCCGATGGCCTTGCATGCCTTGTTCGAGCTGGGCGCCAGTCCGCAGCAGCTGCGTGCGTTTGAGTCGGGCTATGCGCGCCGCTTCGAGGGCCTTGCCCGCCCCGAGCCGGCACCTGCAGCCGCCGATTGGCTGGCTTTGCGCGGGCAAATGAGCGCCTATGCGCCTTTGCGGGCGTTCTTCGAGACTGCGCTGGCGCAGGAGGGGCGAGATGCCTTGCTGCGCCGCGTCTTGCCTGAGCTGATGGATGCAGGCCTGGCGACCGCCGCCTTTCATGGCCTGATTCGCACGGCGCACGCCATCCAGGCGGGGTATGAGCCCGAACTGGCGTCCGCCTTGGCTTACTGGGCCTCGCGTTGGCAGGCTTTGCCGGCGCCACGCCTTGTTGCTGAGCCACCGAGCTTGGCTTTGCCGGATTGGGTCGCCGAGTTGGCCGCCCGCGCGCAGGGCTGGCGCAGCGAAGCGCCGCTGATCCAACTGCGCATGATGGAGGCCAGCGCCACGCCCACCTATCAGCTGCTTGCCGACGCCTTGGCGCCGGCCGCTGATGCGCCGACGCGCGTGGCCGAACTGGCGCAACTGGCACTTGAGATCTATATGCAAACGCGCAACTTCACCGTGCTGCACATGATCACGGGTCTGCGCGCCCTGCGAGTTGTGCTGCCCTGGCTGGCCCAGCCCGAACAGGTGCAACTGCAGCTGGCGCGGGCACTCACGGCCGCCTACCTGGCGGGCCGCGTCACGCCGCTGGCCCGGCGGCCGGCCGCGCTGCCGCAAAGCTGGCCCGAGGTGCTGGCGCTGGCCAGGGCCTCGGATGACGACCATCTGATCAAGCTGGCCCATGCCTGCCAAGACGAGGCCAGGGCTTACGGTGAGCCGCGCTACTTGCAAGCGGCTGCCCTCGCTGTGGCGATGGCGTCCTACTAG
- the soxR gene encoding redox-sensitive transcriptional activator SoxR: protein MPAKATEDPNMPIGELAKRSGLAASALRFYEQQGLLGSLRNAAGRRHYRRSDLRRVAFIRAAQTVGLSLEQIKAALASLPDGRTPTPADWERLSRSWRPLLDQKIQALTQLRDQLSACIGCGCLSLKKCALYNPNDGAAQYGSGARYLLGDKASAVMAEQAKPD, encoded by the coding sequence ATGCCAGCCAAAGCCACTGAAGATCCCAATATGCCCATCGGTGAGTTGGCCAAGCGCAGCGGCTTGGCCGCCAGCGCCTTGCGCTTTTACGAACAGCAAGGTTTGCTGGGCAGCTTGCGCAATGCCGCGGGCCGGCGCCACTACCGGCGCAGCGACTTGCGGCGGGTAGCCTTCATCCGCGCAGCCCAAACCGTGGGCTTGAGCCTGGAGCAGATCAAGGCTGCGCTGGCCAGCCTGCCGGACGGCCGCACGCCCACACCGGCCGATTGGGAACGCCTCTCCCGCTCCTGGCGCCCCCTGCTCGATCAAAAAATTCAGGCGCTGACCCAGTTGCGCGATCAACTCAGCGCCTGCATTGGCTGCGGCTGCTTGTCACTGAAAAAGTGCGCGCTCTACAACCCCAATGATGGCGCGGCCCAATATGGCAGTGGGGCCCGTTACCTGCTGGGGGATAAGGCTAGCGCTGTGATGGCCGAGCAAGCCAAGCCGGACTGA
- a CDS encoding porin family protein: MKKIIAAAALSFVAVASASAAGNSWYVGADVGRTTFKADGESDGQTGFGALVGYQLNDNVAFEGSLRRLASQDIDVGTVRANAAQVSVLGLLPLANGFSVYARLGLTHNVLEVAVKGATVSFDSNAAVIGIGAQYQLGNNLSIRGEYADLGNNKFEVGGNKLSARISQFNLGLNYAF; encoded by the coding sequence ATGAAAAAAATCATCGCTGCTGCCGCCCTGTCCTTCGTCGCCGTTGCATCCGCTTCCGCGGCTGGCAATAGCTGGTACGTGGGCGCCGACGTCGGCCGCACCACCTTCAAGGCTGACGGCGAGTCCGATGGCCAAACCGGCTTCGGCGCGCTGGTGGGCTACCAACTGAACGACAACGTGGCCTTCGAAGGCTCGCTGCGCCGCCTGGCCTCGCAAGACATCGACGTCGGCACCGTGCGCGCCAATGCCGCACAAGTCTCCGTCCTGGGCCTCCTGCCTTTGGCAAACGGCTTCTCGGTCTACGCACGCCTGGGCCTGACCCACAACGTGCTGGAAGTGGCCGTCAAGGGCGCTACGGTCTCCTTCGACTCCAACGCCGCCGTCATCGGCATCGGCGCGCAATACCAGCTCGGCAACAACCTGAGCATCCGCGGTGAGTACGCCGATCTGGGCAATAACAAGTTCGAAGTGGGCGGCAACAAGCTGTCGGCACGCATCAGCCAGTTCAATCTGGGCCTGAACTACGCTTTCTAA
- the speD gene encoding adenosylmethionine decarboxylase, with amino-acid sequence MQGLHLTADLRGCATEQALMVDPAALRALCLAAVAKAGLTAVGELFHRFAPAAGETQTGITGVLLLAESHLAVHTWPELGGVTLDVYVCNFGQDNSVCAEALMQQLISAFAPQQLSRQALQRG; translated from the coding sequence ATGCAAGGCCTGCACCTCACTGCCGATTTGCGCGGCTGCGCGACCGAGCAGGCCTTGATGGTCGATCCGGCCGCCCTGCGTGCGCTTTGCTTGGCGGCGGTGGCCAAGGCCGGGCTGACGGCCGTGGGCGAGCTGTTTCACCGGTTTGCGCCTGCGGCTGGCGAAACGCAAACCGGCATCACCGGCGTGCTTTTGCTGGCGGAGTCGCATCTGGCGGTGCACACCTGGCCCGAGTTGGGCGGGGTCACGCTGGACGTCTATGTCTGCAATTTCGGCCAAGACAATAGCGTCTGCGCTGAAGCCTTAATGCAGCAGCTGATCAGCGCCTTTGCGCCACAGCAGCTGAGCCGGCAAGCCTTGCAGCGTGGCTAA
- a CDS encoding MoaD/ThiS family protein: protein MKIEVRYFAALREQLGAAQSLELAQACSVGDLRDQLIASSSQHAQALSRAKALRCALNKNLCAETAVLSDGDELAFFPPVTGG from the coding sequence ATCAAGATTGAAGTGCGTTACTTCGCGGCGCTGCGTGAGCAGCTGGGTGCGGCGCAGAGCCTCGAACTGGCCCAGGCTTGCAGTGTGGGCGACTTGCGCGATCAGCTGATCGCCAGTTCCAGCCAGCATGCCCAGGCCTTGTCGCGCGCCAAAGCTCTGCGTTGCGCGCTCAACAAAAACCTGTGCGCTGAAACCGCGGTGCTGAGCGACGGTGACGAACTGGCCTTCTTCCCGCCGGTGACCGGCGGTTGA